A genome region from Corvus hawaiiensis isolate bCorHaw1 chromosome 4, bCorHaw1.pri.cur, whole genome shotgun sequence includes the following:
- the TOMM22 gene encoding mitochondrial import receptor subunit TOM22 homolog, whose amino-acid sequence MAAAASVSPEELLPKGGAGKAEELEDELEEEEEDDEELDETLAERLWGLTEMFPESVRSAAGATFDLSLTVAQKMYRFSRAALWIGTTSFMILVLPVVFETEKLQMEQQQQLQQRQILLGPNTGLSGGMPGALPPLSGKI is encoded by the exons ATGGCGGCCGCGGCGTCCGTGTCCccggaggagctgctgcccaagGGCGGCGCGGGCAAGGCCGAGGAACTGGAGGACGAGctcgaggaggaggaggaggacgacgaggag CTGGACGAGACGCTGGCGGAGCGGCTGTGGGGTCTCACGGAGATGTTCCCCGAGAGCGTCCGATCGGCGGCCGGGGCTACGTTCGACCTGTCGCTGACGGTAGCGCAGAAGATGTACAG ATTCTCTAGGGCAGCTCTGTGGATTGGGACCACCTCCTTCATGATTCTGGTTCTTCCTGTCGTCTTTGAAACCGAAAAACTGCAGAtggagcaacagcagcagctgcagcagcgaCAG atcCTCCTTGGACCCAACACAGGGCTCTCAGGGGGAATGCCAGGGGCCCTGCCTCCACTGTCTGGAAAAATCTAA